Genomic segment of Leishmania panamensis strain MHOM/PA/94/PSC-1 chromosome 20 sequence:
NNNNNNNNNNNNNNNNNNNNNNNNNNNNNNNNNNNNNNNNNNNNNNNNNNNNNNNNNNNNNNNNNNNNNNNNNNNNNNNNNNNNNNNNNNNNNNNNNNNNNNNNNNNNNNNNNNNNNNNNNNNNNNNNNNNNNNNNNNNNNNNNNNNNNNNNNNNNNNNNNNNNNNNNNNNNNNNNNNNNNNNNNNNNNNNNNNNNNNNNNNNNNNNNNNNNNNNNNNNNNNNNNNNNNNNNNNNNNNNNNNNNNNNNNNNNNNNNNNNNNCGCAGAAGGGCTACACAGGGGGGCGGGGCAGCGGCCAGAAGGCAGCGAAGCGCCGCGGACACGAGCGGGCCCGCCGTGCAGACAAAGCAGACAAGCAAGGGTTAGGCGAGAACGCACAAACgcatgaagagagagagacgcttAGAACGGAAGGCAGGGGAGCACGGGAGAAGCCACGAAAACAGCACTCGCGTCTTCCTCCCGCCACGTGGTCGCACGCACCGCACCAGGGCgtgaggagagggcagcTCGAGAAGATGCGCGCACACCGAGGGCCGTGCAAAGaggcgaagggaaagaaacgcgatggcagaggcagcaccagcagctccCGGCGACGCGGGATGGGGGCGGGGAGCACGCCTGCGCAGCTCTTTACACCATCACAGAGGATGACGACAAGCAGGGACTCCGTGTTGGAGGTGTCCGCTAGTATGCGCACCACTTTCCCCCAAATCTACTGCACGTTTATAATCTCTACCTAAATGCACCCATCTAGCCACCGCTCCACTGTCGGTATAACTGTTCTTGCCAGGCTTCCCTCCAGCTATCGTTGAACATGTCTCTTGGGTGTATCCCCTGAGGTTCATTGCAGGCAacttttctgtttttctctaCATGTTTTTCTGGAAAGATTAGCGGGAGCAGCAGGATGACGATGTTCAGGAGATCGAGGAGCCAGGCCAACAGTAAGAGAACAAATCCGGCACCGTAGGTGGAGAAAACGCTCTCTTGCCGACATTCGGCGCCTTCATAAGTGTGGTATGTCACCGCTACAGCCGCCCAGACAATGCACACGGTGACAGCGCCAACACTGTTCAGCACCACGCAGACCATGCGGAGCCAATGGCAGCAGTACAGCTTGATGAAGCCCAAGACGGTTGCAGCGCCATAGATGAGGATAGATATCACAGCGAACGCCTGAGCAAGAAGGAAGCGGTTTAGGCGAGCCGGACATCGTCTCCACAAGATGTATGTCGGTATGACGTTGGTGGTG
This window contains:
- a CDS encoding amastin-like protein (TriTrypDB/GeneDB-style sysID: LpmP.20.1280), whose translation is MEWNLALISYAIIQLIAFLFVLLATPIDMYRFRKEYITPNTTVTTLWGVKMGSFNTTNVIPTYILWRRCPARLNRFLLAQAFAVISILIYGAATVLGFIKLYCCHWLRMVCVVLNSVGAVTVCIVWAAVAVTYHTYEGAECRQESVFSTYGAGFVLLLLAWLLDLLNIVILLLPLIFPEKHVEKNRKVACNEPQGIHPRDMFNDSWREAWQEQLYRQWSGG